One stretch of Trueperaceae bacterium DNA includes these proteins:
- a CDS encoding RusA family crossover junction endodeoxyribonuclease codes for MTLELPWPPSVNTYWRRAGHRMHISHQGHEYRGNVAAACAMQATDRLGAARVRLTITAHPPDRRRRDLDNLNKAVLDALAFARVFDDDSQVDDLRIVRGEPRAGGALTVTIEEMTGDS; via the coding sequence GTGACCCTCGAGCTGCCCTGGCCACCGAGCGTGAACACGTACTGGCGCCGCGCCGGCCACCGCATGCACATCAGTCACCAGGGCCACGAGTACCGAGGGAACGTCGCAGCCGCGTGCGCCATGCAAGCCACCGACCGCCTCGGCGCCGCCCGCGTCCGGCTCACCATCACCGCCCACCCGCCCGACCGCCGGCGCCGCGACCTGGACAACCTGAACAAGGCCGTGCTGGACGCGCTCGCGTTCGCGCGGGTGTTCGACGACGACAGCCAGGTGGACGACCTGCGCATCGTGCGGGGCGAGCCGCGCGCCGGGGGCGCGCTCACAGTCACGATCGAGGAGATGACAGGGGACTCATGA